The Cyclopterus lumpus isolate fCycLum1 chromosome 6, fCycLum1.pri, whole genome shotgun sequence genome contains a region encoding:
- the ptpn5 gene encoding tyrosine-protein phosphatase non-receptor type 5, producing the protein MTRRLSSSTRSHTEDSIFLRPDEDPVWLDEPTKTDKIGDGASKRDRQPKYKDGPAGGPGPQREEVFMHKVYALVIEIHCWAALFAVSQVTGYWVFFVVEGNGPLSSIYKALQVIDFYLGFILPCHPIFGMDSLVLMREVVNTKEHNWIVHGTAGIGVAICVLMVVHMACKWRYGSGSWSSGTVSRDIGDRRQSVSRQPSFTLSEWTDAQEDLLDMDPEPQTPVFDIGTDIRAEGDAATLTVTSVGLQERRGSNVSLTLDMCTPGCTEPYGYGGQLSPRDQSAKEYLRQGANTLTPDMLHTRAIDDESLQAEFYETPMNFVDPKEYNYPGLVRKNRYKTILPNTHSRVILKSQDEDDFLTTYINANYLKGYGDEQCAYIATQGPTVNTVGDFWRMVWQERCPIIVMITNLEEKNEKCAEYWPEDTVTHEGIEITVVTVTQEDDYSLRVFTLKCGEEERSLQQYWYTSWPDQKTPDKAPPLLELVQEVERAREEAPPSSGPIIVHCSAGIGRTGCFIATSILCKQLRTEGVVDILRTTCQLRLDRGGMIQTSEQYQFVHHVLSLYEKQLPHAAEE; encoded by the exons ATGACCCGCCGGCTGAGCAGCTCCACCCGTTCCCACACTGAGGACTCCATCTTCCTGAGGCCCGACGAGGACCCCGTCTGGCTAGATGAGCCCACAAAGACTGATAAAATAGGCGACGGAGCCTCTAAAAGAGACAGGCAACCAAAGTACAAAGATGGACCAGCAGGGGGCCCAGGTCcgcagagagaggaagtgttTATGCACAAGGTGTATGCGCTCGTGATTGAGATCCACTGCTGGGCTGCACTGTTTGCCGTCTCCCAAGTCACG ggGTACTGGGTGTTTTTTGTGGTGGAAGGAAATGGACCTCTCTCTTCCATCTACAAAGCCCTGCAGGTCATTGACTTCTACCTTGGCTTCATCTTACCCTGCCACCCGATATTTGGAATGGAC TCCTTGGTGTTGATGAGGGAAGTTGTGAACACCAAAGAGCACAACTGGATTGTCCATGGAACTGCAGGCATTGGTGTGGCCATCTGTGTCCTCATG GTTGTCCACATGGCGTGTAAGTGGCGTTATGGCTCTGGCTCGTGGTCGTCAGGAACTGTGTCGCGGGACATTGGTGATCGCCGTCAGTCAGTGAGCCGCCAGCCCTCCTTCACCCTGTCAGAGTGGACAGACGCTCAGGAGGATCTGCTGGACATGGACCCTGAGCCACAGACGCCGGTCTTTGACATAGGCACCGACATCAGGGCGGAGGGAGACGCCGCCACCCTCACCGTCACATCAGTGGGGCTTCAGGAGAG GAGGGGCTCCAACGTTTCCCTGACCTTGGACATGTGTACACCGGGCTGCACCGAGCCCTACGGCTACGGAGGCCAGCTCTCCCCCAGAGACCAGTCGGCCAAGGAGTACCTCCGACAGGGGGCCAACACCCTGACCCCTGACATGCTACACACACGGGCCATAGATGACGAAAGCCTGCAGGCTGAGTTTTAT GAAACTCCCATGAACTTTGTGGACCCTAAGGAGTACAACTACCCAGGGCTGGTGAGAAAGAACCGCTACAAAACCATCTTACCCA acacacacagcagagtgaTCTTGAAGTCACAGGACGAAGACGATTTCCTCACTACTTACATCAATGCTAATTATCTCAAA ggttATGGGGATGAGCAGTGTGCCTACATTGCCACCCAGGGTCCCACCGTGAACACAGTGGGGGACTTCTGGAGGATGGTGTGGCAGGAGAGATGCCCAATCATAGTGATGATCACCAACCTGGAAGAGAAAAACGAG AAATGTGCAGAGTACTGGCCTGAGGACACTGTGACCCATGAAGGCATCGAGATCACTGTCGTCACAGTAACACAGGAGGATGACTACAGTCTGAGGGTGTTTACTTTAAAG tgTGGGGAAGAGGAGCGCAGTCTGCAGCAGTACTGGTACACCTCGTGGCCTGATCAGAAGACTCCAGACAAGGCTCCGCCTCTTCTGGAACTGGTGCAGGAAGTGGAAAGGGCCCGAGAGGAAGCCCCGCCATCCAGTGGCCCTATAATTGTCCACTGCAG TGCTGGAATTGGTCGAACTGGCTGCTTCATCGCCACCTCCATCCTGTGCAAGCAGCTGAGGACTGAGGGTGTGGTTGACATCCTGAGAACCACCTGCCAGCTCCGTCTGGACAG GGGCGGGATGATCCAGACCAGCGAGCAGTACCAGTTTGTGCATCACGTCCTCAGCCTGTATGAGAAACAGCTGCCTCATGCTGCTGAGGAGTAG